In Thermotomaculum hydrothermale, a single genomic region encodes these proteins:
- a CDS encoding UbiX family flavin prenyltransferase, translated as MKKRIAVAVTGASGLKLGDYFLRKLAIHSEYFEKIFVIFSENAKYVAQSEGFSLDFDFYKKHFDLLNDRDFASPIASGSYPLDGMVIIPCSVSSLASIATGVGINLIHRAADVCLKERRKLILVPRETPLSPIHLENMHKLSLAGAIIAPFIPSFYNKPESIEDMLDFFSLRILDLLGISLKDERRWKIDE; from the coding sequence ATGAAAAAGAGAATTGCTGTAGCTGTAACAGGCGCAAGTGGGTTAAAATTAGGGGATTATTTTTTGAGAAAACTTGCAATACATAGTGAGTATTTTGAAAAGATTTTCGTTATTTTTTCAGAAAATGCGAAATATGTTGCCCAGTCTGAAGGGTTTAGCCTTGATTTTGATTTTTATAAAAAGCATTTTGATTTGTTAAACGATAGAGATTTTGCGTCTCCAATAGCAAGTGGTTCCTATCCCCTTGACGGAATGGTTATAATTCCCTGCTCAGTTTCTTCTCTTGCCTCAATTGCAACAGGTGTGGGAATAAACCTTATTCACCGTGCTGCAGATGTATGCTTAAAAGAGAGAAGGAAGCTTATTTTAGTGCCGAGGGAGACTCCCTTATCCCCAATACACCTTGAAAATATGCACAAATTATCGCTTGCAGGGGCTATAATTGCGCCGTTTATCCCCTCTTTTTACAACAAACCTGAATCTATTGAAGATATGCTTGATTTCTTTTCCTTAAGGATACTTGATTTACTGGGAATTTCTTTAAAAGATGAAAGAAGGTGGAAAATTGATGAATAA
- a CDS encoding ATP-binding protein → MKKLPIGLNSLEKIIKGNYVYVDKTDKILELIEGGSYYFLSRPRRFGKTLTVDTLKNIFEGNKEIFEGLYIHDKWNWDKRYPVIRIDFSTGEIDNTQKLYKVIFSLLEEHAKRYGLAISKDEPGLALREMVLNLYETQRERVVILIDEYDKPILDNITKPEVAEKIRDSLADFYGVLKGLDEYLKFVFLTGVTKFSKVNLFSKLNNLEDITLDPRYSTLCGYTDEELERYFSEYLKNVDREQVKLWYNGYSWLGEKVYNPFDILLFISKGFQFRPYWFETGTPTFLMKLLKKEKYYIPNLDTVEASDELLSSFDVYTMEIESLLWQTGYLTITGTKMLGIKQIYKLSYPNLEVKISLNERILRFLSGINQPSYTRTLNIVYQGLVEGNVDKIISGLKTLFSSISYTNFTKNEIASYEGYYASVIYTYFHSLGVQPIAEDVTSRGRIDLTIKIEDKVYIFEFKVIEEEKDNKNPLEQIKEKKYFEKHKNEANEIYLIGISFSKEERNITSYSWEKI, encoded by the coding sequence ATGAAAAAGCTTCCGATTGGATTGAATAGTCTGGAAAAGATAATTAAAGGCAATTATGTTTATGTTGATAAAACAGATAAAATTCTTGAATTGATTGAGGGGGGAAGTTATTACTTTCTCTCTCGTCCAAGAAGGTTTGGCAAAACATTAACAGTTGACACATTGAAGAATATTTTTGAGGGGAACAAGGAGATATTTGAAGGCTTATACATTCACGATAAGTGGAATTGGGATAAGAGATATCCTGTAATAAGGATAGATTTTAGTACCGGTGAGATTGATAACACACAAAAACTATACAAGGTAATCTTTTCATTACTTGAAGAGCATGCAAAGAGGTATGGTTTAGCCATATCCAAGGATGAGCCGGGGCTTGCATTAAGGGAAATGGTGCTTAATTTGTATGAGACGCAAAGAGAGAGGGTGGTAATTTTAATAGATGAGTACGATAAGCCTATTTTAGATAACATTACAAAGCCAGAGGTTGCTGAAAAGATTAGAGACTCACTTGCAGACTTTTATGGAGTGCTAAAGGGATTGGATGAATACCTGAAGTTCGTTTTTCTTACAGGTGTAACCAAATTCAGCAAGGTAAATCTATTTAGCAAACTCAACAATCTTGAAGATATAACCCTTGATCCCCGATACTCAACACTTTGTGGTTACACAGATGAAGAGTTAGAAAGATACTTTTCCGAATACCTGAAAAATGTTGACAGAGAACAGGTAAAACTCTGGTACAACGGCTATTCCTGGCTTGGAGAAAAGGTATATAATCCCTTTGATATACTTCTCTTTATCTCAAAAGGTTTTCAATTCCGCCCCTATTGGTTTGAAACAGGTACACCGACATTCTTAATGAAGCTATTAAAAAAGGAAAAATACTATATCCCAAACCTTGACACTGTGGAAGCATCAGACGAATTATTAAGCAGTTTTGATGTATACACAATGGAGATTGAATCACTTTTATGGCAGACAGGTTATCTTACAATTACAGGCACAAAAATGCTTGGAATAAAGCAAATTTACAAATTAAGCTATCCGAATTTAGAGGTAAAAATCTCCCTGAACGAGAGAATCTTAAGGTTTTTATCAGGAATAAACCAGCCATCCTATACAAGAACGCTAAACATAGTTTATCAAGGCCTTGTTGAGGGGAATGTTGATAAAATAATCTCTGGTTTAAAAACACTCTTTTCATCAATCTCATACACAAACTTTACGAAGAACGAGATAGCCTCTTACGAAGGATACTATGCAAGCGTAATATACACATACTTTCACTCACTTGGGGTACAACCGATAGCAGAAGATGTAACAAGCAGGGGAAGAATAGACTTAACCATAAAAATAGAAGACAAGGTTTATATCTTTGAATTCAAGGTAATAGAGGAAGAGAAGGACAACAAAAATCCCCTTGAACAGATAAAAGAGAAGAAATACTTTGAAAAACACAAAAATGAAGCTAATGAAATCTATCTTATAGGCATAAGTTTCAGCAAGGAAGAGAGAAATATAACTTCGTACAGTTGGGAGAAGATTTAA
- a CDS encoding UbiA-like polyprenyltransferase yields the protein MNKFMEILRMIKIEHTVFALPFALLGMIFAAKGIPDLKTFTLVILCTLFARNAAMAFNRYLDADIDAKNPRTKDRSIPAGRLSRFFVLVFVIVNSILFIGTTYFLNSLAFKLSPIAIFIVLFYSYTKRFTSFSHLVLGLADGIAPAGGWIAVTGKFDFKIIFLSLAVMLWVAGFDIFYSLQDIEFDRSEGLYSLPSRIGVKKALYISRFFHFIVVVCLFYFGYIVKAGMWYWIGLSIASLLLFYEHTLVKENDLSKIDQAFFTVNGFFSVIILIFATLDFYL from the coding sequence ATGAATAAATTTATGGAAATTTTGAGAATGATAAAGATTGAACACACTGTTTTTGCTCTTCCTTTTGCATTGCTTGGGATGATTTTTGCCGCAAAGGGTATTCCTGATTTAAAAACATTTACTCTGGTAATCTTGTGCACCTTGTTTGCAAGAAATGCTGCTATGGCTTTCAACAGATACCTTGATGCAGACATAGATGCAAAAAATCCAAGAACAAAGGATAGGTCTATCCCTGCTGGGAGACTATCAAGGTTTTTTGTTTTGGTTTTTGTTATTGTAAATTCAATTCTCTTTATTGGAACAACCTATTTCTTAAATTCCCTTGCCTTTAAATTATCCCCTATTGCTATTTTTATTGTTCTTTTTTACTCATACACAAAAAGGTTTACCTCATTTTCTCACCTTGTTTTAGGGCTTGCAGACGGAATTGCCCCGGCAGGCGGCTGGATTGCTGTTACTGGAAAATTTGATTTTAAAATTATCTTTCTCTCCCTTGCCGTTATGCTGTGGGTTGCAGGTTTTGATATCTTCTATTCACTTCAGGATATAGAGTTTGATAGAAGTGAAGGGCTTTATTCCCTTCCCTCAAGGATTGGGGTAAAAAAAGCCCTGTATATTTCAAGGTTTTTTCACTTTATTGTTGTGGTGTGTCTTTTTTACTTTGGATACATTGTTAAAGCTGGTATGTGGTACTGGATAGGGCTTTCAATTGCATCATTATTGCTTTTTTACGAACATACTCTTGTAAAGGAAAATGATTTGTCTAAAATAGACCAGGCGTTTTTTACAGTTAACGGGTTTTTCAGTGTTATTATTTTGATATTTGCAACATTA
- a CDS encoding IS110 family RNA-guided transposase — translation MKHCTSKKPKLYCGIDLHTKKSYIYIINEQGTKVKSKEIDTEEQTFITFFESLIEENEIYSAIEISSLTFQYCNILKAIGISVYVVNTLKNAYISKSMKKTDKEDAKRLAISLWKEILPEPVYIPSEKEHSLRKLISHRADLVKSRTRLINRIRQRLREKEIKIPLRTLNKAKKIESVLKSISSETQPILHFEISHMFEQFKLLEKQIEQTEQLIHSQINKDADFKEMYNLLLTVPGMGKITSAAFISRVGKNIERFKNVRKLISYFGQCPKIRESGGKTIGNQGITKQGNGMLRGYLSQVAIAVLRSKSCNSIPLKKWYENIKRRKGWKKARVALSRKIAAICYGVLIHKRPYNPMLVTGENKCEKPLITT, via the coding sequence ATGAAACATTGTACCTCAAAAAAACCGAAATTATACTGCGGAATTGACCTGCACACTAAAAAAAGTTACATCTACATTATAAACGAGCAGGGAACAAAGGTTAAAAGCAAAGAAATTGACACTGAAGAGCAAACATTTATTACCTTTTTTGAAAGCCTAATTGAAGAAAACGAAATCTATTCGGCAATTGAAATCAGTTCATTAACCTTTCAATACTGCAACATACTCAAAGCCATAGGAATATCTGTATATGTGGTAAACACCTTAAAAAACGCCTACATCTCAAAGTCAATGAAAAAAACAGACAAAGAAGATGCAAAACGGCTTGCAATAAGCTTATGGAAAGAAATCCTTCCAGAACCTGTATATATCCCGTCGGAAAAAGAACATAGTTTACGCAAACTCATATCCCACCGTGCTGACCTTGTAAAAAGCAGAACAAGGCTAATAAACAGAATAAGGCAAAGATTAAGGGAAAAAGAAATAAAAATACCTTTAAGAACACTCAATAAAGCTAAAAAGATTGAATCTGTTCTAAAAAGCATATCATCTGAAACACAACCTATACTCCACTTTGAAATATCCCACATGTTTGAACAATTCAAACTACTTGAAAAGCAAATAGAACAAACGGAACAATTAATACACTCTCAAATAAACAAAGATGCCGACTTTAAAGAAATGTACAATCTGCTATTAACCGTCCCCGGAATGGGGAAAATAACTTCTGCCGCATTTATCTCAAGGGTAGGAAAAAACATAGAAAGATTTAAAAACGTACGCAAACTCATATCCTACTTCGGTCAATGCCCTAAAATAAGAGAAAGCGGAGGCAAAACAATAGGCAATCAGGGAATAACCAAACAGGGAAACGGAATGCTCAGGGGATACCTCTCACAGGTGGCAATAGCTGTTTTAAGATCAAAAAGTTGTAACTCCATACCGCTAAAAAAATGGTATGAAAACATAAAAAGAAGAAAAGGCTGGAAAAAAGCAAGAGTGGCACTATCAAGAAAAATAGCGGCAATATGCTACGGGGTACTTATACATAAAAGGCCGTATAACCCAATGCTTGTAACGGGAGAAAACAAATGTGAGAAACCATTGATAACAACTTAA